In Streptomyces thermolilacinus SPC6, a single genomic region encodes these proteins:
- a CDS encoding DUF72 domain-containing protein, with amino-acid sequence MVLLVGTSGWQYRDWRGVLYAAGTPQRLWLEEYAAAFATVEVNNAFYRLPTYGTFEAWRERTPPDFVVAVKASRFLTHVKRLRDPEEPVGRLMEHAAGLGDRLGPVLLQLPPTLRADAGLLGACLAAFPAGVRVAVEPRHPSWWTDAVRGVLEARGAALCWADVRARPVTPLWRTADWGYVRFHQGRARPWPRYGRRSLETWAGRIAETWPDGRDVYAYFNNDPNGAALADALVFAGAARTAGLAVTRTPPRLPPGG; translated from the coding sequence ATGGTGCTTCTCGTCGGCACATCGGGGTGGCAGTACCGGGACTGGCGCGGCGTCCTCTACGCGGCGGGGACGCCTCAGCGGCTGTGGCTGGAGGAGTACGCGGCGGCCTTCGCGACCGTCGAGGTCAACAACGCGTTCTACCGGCTGCCGACGTACGGGACGTTCGAGGCGTGGCGGGAGCGGACCCCGCCGGACTTCGTGGTCGCCGTGAAGGCCAGCCGGTTCCTGACGCATGTGAAGCGGCTGCGGGACCCGGAGGAGCCGGTGGGGCGGCTGATGGAACACGCGGCCGGGCTCGGGGACCGGCTCGGACCCGTACTGCTCCAGCTGCCGCCGACACTGCGGGCCGACGCGGGGCTCCTCGGCGCGTGCCTCGCCGCCTTCCCGGCAGGGGTGCGGGTCGCGGTGGAGCCGCGCCACCCGTCGTGGTGGACGGACGCGGTGCGGGGCGTGCTGGAGGCGCGGGGCGCCGCGCTGTGCTGGGCGGATGTGCGGGCGCGGCCGGTGACGCCGCTGTGGCGGACGGCGGACTGGGGGTACGTGCGGTTCCACCAGGGGCGGGCCCGGCCGTGGCCGCGCTACGGGCGCAGGTCCCTGGAGACCTGGGCGGGGCGGATCGCCGAGACCTGGCCGGACGGACGGGACGTGTACGCGTACTTCAACAACGACCCGAACGGCGCGGCGCTCGCGGACGCCCTGGTCTTCGCGGGCGCGGCGCGCACGGCCGGGCTGGCCGTCACGCGGACACCGCCGCGCCTGCCGCCCGGCGGTTAG